A DNA window from Amycolatopsis sp. DSM 110486 contains the following coding sequences:
- the pip gene encoding prolyl aminopeptidase, translating into MDDLYPPLQPLADGMLDVGDGHRIYCQEAGNPQGKPVVVVHGGPGSGIAPMARRHFDPAAYRIILFDQRGAGRSTPSVEDPDADLSTNTLWHLVADMELLRERLNIRRWQVFGGSWGSTLALAYAQTYPDQVTELVLRGIFTARQRELDWIYRGGAANLFPAEWEDFLAPLPEEHHKDPLAGYAELLDDPDRGVRERAAIAWSVWEGATVALLPQQAFLNRYADPSFALTFARLAVHYFSHDAWLEDEQLIRDAGKLAGVPGVLVQGRYDAVCLPITAYELHRAWPGSILRITEGAGHAVNDPGTLAALRQATDDFR; encoded by the coding sequence ATGGACGACCTCTACCCGCCGCTGCAGCCATTGGCCGATGGGATGCTCGACGTGGGCGACGGGCACCGGATCTACTGCCAGGAGGCGGGAAACCCGCAGGGCAAGCCGGTGGTCGTGGTGCACGGCGGGCCCGGGAGCGGGATCGCGCCGATGGCGCGCAGGCATTTCGACCCCGCCGCGTACCGGATCATCCTGTTCGACCAGCGCGGGGCGGGGCGGAGCACGCCGAGCGTCGAGGACCCGGACGCGGACCTGAGCACGAACACGTTGTGGCACCTCGTCGCGGACATGGAGCTGCTGCGGGAGCGGCTGAACATCCGGCGCTGGCAGGTGTTCGGAGGGTCGTGGGGGTCGACGCTCGCGCTGGCGTACGCGCAGACTTACCCCGATCAGGTGACGGAGCTGGTGCTGCGCGGGATCTTCACCGCGCGGCAGCGCGAGCTCGACTGGATCTACCGCGGCGGCGCGGCGAACCTCTTCCCCGCCGAGTGGGAGGACTTCCTGGCGCCACTGCCGGAAGAGCACCACAAGGATCCGCTCGCGGGGTACGCCGAGCTGCTCGACGACCCCGACCGCGGCGTGCGGGAACGGGCCGCGATCGCGTGGAGCGTCTGGGAGGGCGCGACGGTGGCATTGCTGCCGCAACAAGCGTTCCTGAACCGGTACGCCGATCCGTCGTTCGCGCTGACGTTCGCGCGGCTGGCGGTGCACTACTTCAGCCACGACGCCTGGCTCGAGGACGAGCAGCTGATCCGCGACGCCGGCAAGCTCGCCGGAGTGCCGGGCGTGCTCGTGCAGGGCCGCTACGACGCCGTCTGCCTGCCGATCACCGCGTACGAGCTGCACCGCGCGTGGCCCGGCTCGATCCTGCGCATCACGGAAGGCGCGGGGCACGCCGTGAACGACCCGGGCACGCTGGCCGCGCTGCGTCAGGCGACCGACGACTTCCGCTAG
- a CDS encoding ABC transporter permease — MSKTGRVVLWTALGVGFAVIYFPLLVVLLNSVNSDTTFGWPPKSFTLEWWGRAVTNAGALHALWTSIEAGVAATAIALVLGTMAAFALQRYRFFGRDSISLLIILPIALPGIVTGIALNNAFRTILGIDLGLLTAIIAHATFCIVVVFNNVVARLRRMGGNLEEASMDLGADGITTFRLVTFPMLRSALLAGGLLAFALSFDEIIVTTFTLGTGMETLPIWIYDNLFRPNQAPVVNVVAAVLIIVSTVPVYFAQKLSGGDSSSGGRI; from the coding sequence ATGTCGAAGACCGGCCGGGTGGTGCTGTGGACGGCACTCGGGGTCGGGTTCGCGGTGATCTACTTCCCGCTTCTGGTGGTGCTGCTCAACTCCGTGAACTCGGACACCACGTTCGGCTGGCCGCCGAAGAGCTTCACCCTCGAGTGGTGGGGCCGCGCGGTCACCAACGCCGGGGCGCTGCACGCGTTGTGGACCAGCATCGAGGCCGGGGTGGCCGCCACGGCGATCGCGCTCGTGCTCGGCACGATGGCCGCGTTCGCCTTGCAGCGCTACCGGTTCTTCGGCCGGGACTCGATCTCGCTGCTGATCATCCTGCCGATCGCTCTGCCGGGCATCGTCACCGGTATCGCGCTGAACAACGCGTTCCGCACGATCCTCGGCATCGACCTCGGCCTGCTCACGGCGATCATCGCCCACGCGACCTTCTGCATCGTCGTGGTGTTCAACAACGTCGTGGCCCGCCTGCGGCGCATGGGCGGCAACCTCGAGGAAGCGTCGATGGACCTCGGCGCCGACGGCATCACCACGTTCCGGCTGGTGACGTTCCCGATGCTGCGCTCGGCGCTGCTGGCGGGCGGGCTGCTGGCGTTCGCGCTGTCGTTCGACGAGATCATCGTGACGACCTTCACGCTGGGCACCGGCATGGAGACGTTGCCGATCTGGATCTACGACAACCTGTTCCGCCCCAACCAGGCCCCGGTGGTCAACGTGGTGGCGGCGGTGCTGATCATCGTCTCGACGGTGCCGGTGTACTTCGCGCAGAAGCTCTCCGGCGGCGACAGTTCTTCGGGCGGCCGGATCTAG
- a CDS encoding cytochrome c oxidase assembly protein — protein sequence MLALGAAYVVAARKQDSWAPGRTTAFLAGLATIVLVTCSFLGVYDTTLFWVRATQNTVLLMVTPLLLALGAPITLLMRTAPPGLAQWLRHHGRSPFAKFLTFPLTVTVVLIAPFVIIYLTPVYGLSLDYAVVGGLVRVFLIAAGFLYFYSRVALDPTPRGGSHLVSVWISFTEVIFDGALGLVLWLGPLLAPAHYATAHPGWGPDPRTDQVIGAGVLWIGGDVAGLPFVGALFVRWVRDDQKRAKQIDERLDEEAESGEAPTGGLWWQNDPELAQRFRRR from the coding sequence GTGCTCGCCCTCGGCGCGGCTTACGTCGTCGCCGCGCGGAAGCAAGACAGCTGGGCACCCGGCCGGACGACGGCGTTCCTCGCCGGGCTCGCCACGATCGTGCTCGTCACATGCTCGTTCCTCGGCGTCTACGACACCACGCTGTTCTGGGTCCGGGCCACGCAGAACACCGTGCTGCTCATGGTCACGCCGCTGCTGCTCGCCCTCGGCGCGCCGATCACGCTGCTCATGCGCACGGCGCCGCCCGGGCTCGCGCAGTGGTTGCGCCACCACGGCCGCAGCCCGTTCGCGAAGTTCCTGACCTTCCCGCTCACCGTCACGGTCGTGCTCATCGCGCCGTTCGTGATCATCTATCTGACGCCGGTCTACGGGCTCTCGCTCGACTACGCCGTGGTCGGCGGCCTGGTGCGGGTGTTCCTCATCGCCGCCGGGTTCCTCTACTTCTACAGCCGTGTGGCACTCGACCCGACCCCGCGCGGCGGCTCGCACCTCGTGTCGGTCTGGATCTCGTTCACGGAAGTCATCTTCGACGGCGCGCTCGGCCTCGTGCTCTGGCTCGGCCCGCTGCTCGCGCCCGCGCACTACGCCACGGCGCACCCCGGTTGGGGCCCGGACCCGCGCACCGACCAGGTCATCGGCGCCGGCGTGCTGTGGATCGGCGGCGACGTGGCGGGCCTGCCGTTCGTCGGCGCGCTGTTCGTGCGCTGGGTCCGCGACGACCAGAAGCGCGCGAAGCAGATCGACGAGCGCCTCGACGAGGAAGCCGAATCCGGTGAGGCCCCCACGGGCGGCCTCTGGTGGCAGAACGACCCGGAGCTCGCCCAGCGGTTTCGCCGCCGGTGA
- the panB gene encoding 3-methyl-2-oxobutanoate hydroxymethyltransferase: protein MSANPNGSDEVAAPYGTGAAPAQPAATGRKVRVHHLRELKERGEPWPMLTAYDMYTAQIFDEAGIPVLLVGDSAANNVFGYDTSLPVTVDELLPLVRAVTRSVKRALVVADLPFGSYQLSPEQALATSVRFMKEGRAHAVKLEGGRRFAAHVEALTSAGIPVMGHIGFTPQSEHNLGGYRVQGRGEAADVLLADALALQEAGAFAVVMEMVPAEAAKRVTHELKIPTVGIGAGPDCDAQVLVWQDMAGLRRGKAPRFVKRYAELADVLQGAASAFAEDVRRGEFPAPEHAFH, encoded by the coding sequence ATGTCTGCCAATCCGAACGGATCCGACGAGGTGGCCGCCCCGTACGGAACCGGCGCCGCGCCCGCGCAACCCGCGGCGACCGGGCGCAAAGTCCGTGTGCACCACCTGCGTGAGCTGAAGGAACGCGGCGAGCCGTGGCCGATGCTCACCGCCTACGACATGTACACCGCGCAGATCTTCGACGAGGCCGGCATCCCCGTGCTGCTCGTCGGCGACTCCGCGGCCAACAACGTGTTCGGCTACGACACCTCGCTGCCAGTGACGGTCGACGAGCTGCTGCCCCTGGTCCGCGCCGTGACGCGCTCGGTGAAGCGGGCGCTCGTGGTGGCCGACCTGCCGTTCGGCTCCTACCAGCTCTCGCCCGAGCAGGCGCTGGCCACGTCCGTGCGGTTCATGAAGGAGGGCCGCGCGCACGCCGTGAAGCTGGAAGGCGGGCGCCGGTTCGCCGCGCACGTCGAGGCGCTGACGTCGGCCGGCATCCCCGTGATGGGCCACATCGGATTCACCCCGCAGAGTGAACACAACCTCGGCGGCTACCGGGTGCAGGGGCGCGGTGAAGCGGCGGACGTGCTGCTCGCCGACGCGCTGGCGCTGCAGGAGGCCGGCGCGTTCGCCGTGGTGATGGAGATGGTGCCCGCCGAAGCCGCGAAGCGCGTGACGCACGAGCTGAAGATCCCGACGGTCGGCATCGGCGCCGGGCCCGACTGCGACGCGCAGGTGCTGGTGTGGCAGGACATGGCCGGGCTGCGCCGGGGCAAGGCGCCGCGGTTCGTGAAGCGCTACGCCGAGCTCGCCGACGTGCTGCAGGGTGCGGCCTCGGCGTTCGCCGAAGACGTGCGGCGCGGGGAGTTCCCGGCGCCGGAGCACGCGTTCCACTGA
- a CDS encoding ABC transporter substrate-binding protein, protein MKNRKTLLAGLCGVSLLLAACGTSGSDSNAGSAPGAQGFTPPKLAALTQLGQPEGQLNVLAWPGYAENGSTDSTINWVKPFEDQTGCKVNVKAFGTSDEAVTLMKTGQYDVVSASGDASLRLVASGDVEPVNTALVPNYNDVYPFLKNKSWNSVNNVAYGIPHGWGANVLTWRTDKVSPEPTSWSPMFDVNSPYKGKIIAYDSPIYIADAALYLMAHQPDLGIKNPYALDDKQFNAAVDLLKKQRPNVSEYWADYLKETQSLKNADAVIGTAWQVTVNLAKSEGAPLGATVPSEGATGWSDTWMVATKSQHKTCAYKWMDYIISPKVNAQVAEYFGEAPANSKACAEMTDKSLCDTYHANDAAYAAKIQYWTTPIPQCLDGRTDVKCKDYGDWTRAWTEIKG, encoded by the coding sequence ATGAAGAACAGGAAGACGCTGCTCGCGGGTCTGTGCGGCGTGAGCCTGCTGCTCGCGGCCTGCGGGACGTCGGGCTCCGACTCAAACGCGGGGTCCGCGCCGGGCGCTCAGGGGTTCACCCCGCCCAAGCTGGCCGCACTCACCCAGCTGGGCCAGCCGGAAGGCCAGCTGAACGTGCTCGCGTGGCCCGGTTACGCCGAAAACGGCTCCACCGACTCGACCATCAACTGGGTCAAGCCGTTCGAGGACCAGACCGGCTGCAAGGTCAATGTCAAGGCGTTCGGCACGTCCGACGAGGCCGTGACGCTGATGAAGACGGGCCAGTACGACGTGGTGTCCGCCTCGGGCGACGCCTCGCTGCGCCTGGTCGCCTCGGGCGACGTCGAGCCGGTGAACACCGCGCTCGTGCCGAACTACAACGACGTCTACCCGTTCCTGAAGAACAAGTCGTGGAACAGCGTCAACAACGTCGCCTACGGCATCCCGCACGGCTGGGGCGCGAACGTGCTCACCTGGCGCACCGACAAGGTGAGCCCGGAGCCGACGTCGTGGTCGCCGATGTTCGACGTGAACTCGCCCTACAAGGGCAAGATCATCGCCTACGACTCTCCGATCTACATCGCCGACGCCGCCCTGTACCTCATGGCGCACCAGCCCGACCTCGGCATCAAAAACCCGTACGCCTTGGACGACAAGCAGTTCAACGCGGCGGTGGACCTGCTGAAGAAGCAGCGCCCGAACGTCAGCGAGTACTGGGCGGACTACCTCAAGGAAACGCAGTCGCTCAAGAACGCGGACGCCGTGATCGGCACCGCGTGGCAGGTCACGGTGAACCTGGCCAAGAGCGAGGGCGCTCCGCTGGGTGCGACCGTGCCGAGCGAAGGTGCCACCGGCTGGTCGGACACCTGGATGGTGGCCACGAAGTCGCAGCACAAGACGTGCGCGTACAAGTGGATGGACTACATCATCAGCCCGAAGGTCAACGCCCAGGTGGCGGAGTACTTCGGTGAGGCCCCGGCCAACTCCAAGGCCTGCGCCGAGATGACCGACAAGTCCCTGTGCGACACCTACCACGCCAACGACGCGGCCTACGCCGCCAAGATCCAGTACTGGACCACGCCGATCCCGCAGTGCCTCGACGGCCGCACGGACGTCAAGTGCAAGGACTACGGCGACTGGACCCGTGCCTGGACCGAGATCAAGGGTTGA
- a CDS encoding ABC transporter permease yields MTAVSPPSRRASAFFFRKPKLRLGILLSAPLLWLGLAYLGALAALFITAFWSTDVFTGKVVTDWSFDNFVTLFTDSVYRTITLRTVGIALLVTVIDAVIAFPMAFAMAKLASPRAQRILVIAVMTPLWASYLVKAYAWRTLLSGNGAISWLLSPFGLSGPGYGVAATVITLSYLWLPYMILPIYAGLERLPDSLVDASGDLGAKSFRTFRSVILPLAFPAIVAGSIFTFSLSLGDYIAVKIVGGTSQMLGNVVYDNIGAANNLPFAATVAIVPVVIMLVYLAVVRRTGALNNL; encoded by the coding sequence ATGACCGCCGTGAGCCCGCCGAGCCGCCGCGCTTCGGCTTTCTTCTTCCGCAAACCCAAGCTGCGCCTGGGCATTCTCCTTTCGGCTCCGCTGCTGTGGCTCGGCCTGGCCTACCTCGGCGCGCTCGCCGCCCTGTTCATCACGGCCTTCTGGTCCACCGACGTGTTCACCGGCAAGGTGGTCACGGACTGGTCGTTCGACAACTTCGTCACCCTGTTCACCGACTCGGTCTACCGCACGATCACGCTGCGGACAGTCGGCATCGCGCTGCTGGTGACGGTCATCGACGCGGTCATCGCCTTCCCCATGGCCTTCGCGATGGCCAAGCTCGCTTCCCCTCGGGCGCAACGGATCCTCGTGATCGCCGTGATGACGCCGCTGTGGGCGAGCTACCTGGTGAAGGCCTACGCGTGGCGCACCCTGCTTTCCGGCAACGGCGCGATCAGCTGGCTGCTGAGCCCCTTCGGCCTCTCCGGCCCCGGCTACGGCGTCGCGGCCACGGTGATCACGCTGTCGTACCTGTGGCTGCCGTACATGATCCTGCCGATCTACGCCGGCCTGGAGCGCCTGCCCGACTCACTGGTCGACGCGTCGGGTGACCTCGGCGCGAAGTCGTTCCGCACGTTCCGCTCGGTGATCCTGCCCCTCGCCTTCCCGGCGATCGTTGCGGGCTCGATCTTCACGTTCTCCCTGTCGCTGGGCGACTACATCGCCGTCAAGATCGTGGGCGGCACGTCGCAGATGCTTGGCAACGTCGTCTACGACAACATCGGCGCGGCCAACAACCTGCCATTCGCGGCGACCGTGGCCATCGTGCCGGTCGTGATCATGCTCGTGTACTTGGCCGTCGTGCGTCGCACCGGCGCGCTGAACAACCTCTAG
- a CDS encoding undecaprenyl-diphosphate phosphatase: MSAVTYVESIVVGALQGVSELFPVSSLGHSILLPAVIGGSWQRDLSIGEDSPYLAVLVAMHVATALALVLFFWRDWVRIIGGLFSSIRHREVRTADQRLAWLLILATIPVGIAGLLLESVLRDFLGKPVPSAIFLILNGGVLYAAERFSRAAPKAGISGRTTEDTVDFSAEDTLVMRAITVEEATDARLSKLSVKEAVLIGSAQILALLPGISRSGITMVAGLRRGLGHQDSARFAWLLATPVILAAGVLKLPSLFTPENSPSLGPALAGSLVAGIASYISVRFLTKYFETRTLTPFAIYCVIAGIASLLVFSF, encoded by the coding sequence ATGTCCGCGGTCACGTATGTCGAGTCGATCGTCGTCGGCGCGCTGCAAGGCGTGTCGGAATTGTTTCCCGTGTCCAGCCTGGGACACAGCATCCTGTTGCCCGCGGTGATCGGCGGATCGTGGCAGCGTGATCTGAGCATCGGCGAGGATTCGCCTTATCTCGCGGTGCTCGTGGCGATGCACGTGGCCACGGCGCTCGCCCTCGTGCTGTTCTTCTGGCGCGACTGGGTGCGCATCATCGGCGGCCTGTTCTCCTCGATCCGCCACCGCGAGGTCCGCACGGCCGACCAGCGTCTCGCGTGGCTGCTCATCCTCGCGACGATCCCCGTCGGCATCGCCGGCCTGCTGCTCGAAAGCGTGCTACGCGACTTCCTCGGCAAGCCCGTGCCGTCGGCCATCTTCCTCATCCTCAACGGCGGCGTGCTGTATGCGGCCGAACGCTTCTCCCGTGCCGCGCCCAAGGCCGGGATCTCAGGCAGGACAACGGAAGACACGGTCGACTTCAGCGCCGAAGACACCCTCGTCATGCGCGCGATCACGGTCGAGGAAGCCACCGACGCCCGCCTCTCCAAGCTCAGCGTGAAGGAGGCCGTGCTCATCGGCTCGGCCCAGATCCTCGCGCTCCTGCCGGGCATCAGCCGCTCCGGCATCACGATGGTCGCGGGCCTGCGCCGCGGTCTCGGCCACCAGGATTCGGCCCGCTTCGCGTGGCTGCTGGCCACCCCGGTGATCCTCGCCGCGGGCGTGCTGAAACTTCCCTCGCTGTTCACGCCGGAGAACAGCCCGTCGCTCGGCCCGGCGCTCGCCGGAAGTCTGGTGGCCGGTATTGCGTCCTACATTTCTGTCCGTTTTCTCACGAAATACTTCGAAACGCGCACCTTGACGCCGTTCGCCATCTACTGCGTCATCGCCGGAATCGCCAGCCTGCTCGTCTTCAGTTTCTGA
- a CDS encoding TetR/AcrR family transcriptional regulator translates to MTAPRRRDAAATREAILRAGVEAFTRFGYDGVGVREIAQTAGVTAMLVNRYFGSKEGLFAEVVEVSMTERTVLTGDPATLARDVAASLVSRTSPDADSLDPFLLTLRSAPNPRAAEILRAGIEKHVEAHILDVVPGVRGTDRAAVALSLISGFWLMRKLIGSTALNETDQAALASTLEGLFRLLLDV, encoded by the coding sequence ATGACTGCACCACGCCGTCGCGACGCCGCGGCGACCCGGGAAGCGATCCTGCGCGCGGGCGTCGAGGCGTTCACGCGCTTCGGCTACGACGGCGTCGGAGTGCGGGAGATCGCGCAGACCGCCGGCGTCACGGCGATGCTCGTGAACCGCTACTTCGGCTCGAAGGAAGGGCTCTTCGCCGAGGTTGTGGAGGTGTCGATGACCGAGCGGACCGTGCTGACGGGCGACCCGGCCACGCTCGCACGCGACGTCGCGGCTTCGCTCGTGTCGCGGACTTCACCGGACGCCGACAGCCTCGACCCGTTCCTGCTGACGCTGCGCTCGGCGCCCAATCCGCGCGCCGCCGAGATCTTGCGCGCGGGCATCGAAAAGCACGTCGAGGCGCACATTCTCGACGTCGTCCCCGGCGTGCGCGGAACCGATCGCGCGGCCGTGGCGCTGTCGCTGATCTCGGGGTTCTGGTTGATGCGCAAGCTGATCGGCAGCACGGCTTTGAACGAGACCGACCAGGCCGCGCTGGCGTCGACGTTGGAAGGACTCTTCCGGCTGCTGCTGGACGTCTAG
- a CDS encoding SDR family NAD(P)-dependent oxidoreductase codes for MDLNLTGRRALVTGSSSGLGEAIARLLAEEGADVVVHGRDEARTRAVADKIGAKAVAIGDLATDEGAAKVAKEAGDIDVLVNNAGAYQHLTWAEATPEEWARTYEVNVISSVRMIRHLVPGMRERGWGRVIQIGGGLSGQPMALLPHYNATLAARHNLAVSLARELKDTGVTSNVVAPGAILVDSVQKLLTDLAPERGWGETWETIEPHAAQDFVPNDIGRFGRPDEIAGAVAYLASPYGDYVSGATLRVDGGTIRSVS; via the coding sequence ATGGACCTCAACCTGACCGGCCGCCGCGCACTCGTCACGGGCTCGAGTTCCGGCCTCGGCGAAGCGATCGCGCGGCTGCTCGCGGAAGAAGGCGCGGACGTCGTGGTCCACGGCCGCGACGAAGCCCGAACCCGTGCGGTGGCGGACAAAATCGGCGCGAAAGCCGTCGCGATCGGCGACCTCGCCACCGACGAAGGCGCGGCGAAAGTCGCGAAGGAAGCCGGTGACATCGACGTGCTCGTGAACAACGCCGGCGCCTACCAGCACCTGACCTGGGCCGAGGCCACGCCCGAGGAATGGGCGCGGACGTACGAGGTGAACGTGATCTCGTCGGTCCGCATGATCCGCCACCTCGTGCCCGGCATGCGCGAACGTGGCTGGGGCCGCGTGATCCAGATCGGCGGCGGCCTGTCCGGTCAGCCGATGGCGCTGCTCCCCCACTACAACGCGACGCTTGCCGCGCGCCACAACCTCGCGGTTTCCCTTGCGCGGGAACTGAAGGACACCGGCGTGACGTCCAATGTGGTCGCTCCCGGCGCGATCCTCGTGGACTCCGTGCAGAAGCTGCTCACGGACCTCGCCCCGGAACGCGGCTGGGGCGAGACCTGGGAGACCATCGAACCCCACGCCGCTCAGGACTTCGTGCCCAACGACATCGGCCGCTTCGGGCGGCCCGACGAGATCGCGGGCGCCGTGGCGTACCTGGCGAGCCCGTACGGCGACTACGTCAGCGGGGCCACCCTCCGCGTGGACGGTGGCACCATCCGCTCGGTGAGCTAG